In a genomic window of Aeromonas veronii:
- a CDS encoding methylcrotonoyl-CoA carboxylase has protein sequence MSRIYSRLDTASPEYAANRTAMQGLVDDLHARIAEIAQGGGAANNARHRARGKLLPRERINQLLDPGSPFLELSALAGWQVYDEPVPAAGIIIGIGRVSGRLCMLVVNDATVKGGTYYPLTVKKHLRAQAIAERLRLPCLYLVDSGGAFLPMQDEVFPDRDHFGRIFYNQARMSAQNIPQLAVVMGLCTAGGAYVPAMADESIMVREQATIFLAGPPLVKAATGEEISAEALGGAEVHCAHSGVADHMARDDAHALAIARTLVTHLGNEPVETSPGYEPPCYPIEELYGLVGTSLKRPYDARELIARLVDSSDFDEFKALFGTTLVTGFARICGMEVGILANNGVLHSDSAQKGAHFIQLCNRRAIPLLFLQNITGFMVGSSAEKEGIAKHGAKLVTAVACSRVPKITLIVGGSFGAGNYGMCGRAYEPDFLFSWPNSRISVMGGEQAAGVLVQVRRDKLAAEGKDLSEQEAAAIRAPVIEQYERQGHPYFASARLWDDGVIDPAQSRTVLALALAACQGARQGSEQYGIFRM, from the coding sequence ATGAGTCGTATCTACTCCCGTCTCGACACGGCGAGCCCAGAATATGCGGCTAATCGGACCGCCATGCAGGGGCTGGTCGACGATCTCCATGCCCGCATTGCCGAGATCGCGCAAGGGGGCGGTGCGGCCAACAACGCCCGCCATCGGGCCCGTGGCAAGCTGCTGCCCCGCGAGCGCATCAATCAGCTGCTGGACCCGGGCTCCCCGTTTCTCGAACTGTCGGCGCTGGCTGGCTGGCAGGTCTATGACGAGCCGGTGCCCGCCGCCGGTATCATCATCGGCATCGGCCGGGTCTCGGGCCGGCTCTGCATGCTGGTGGTGAACGATGCCACCGTGAAGGGTGGCACCTACTACCCGCTCACGGTGAAAAAGCACTTGCGCGCCCAGGCCATCGCCGAACGGCTGCGCCTCCCCTGCCTCTATCTGGTGGATTCCGGCGGTGCCTTCTTGCCGATGCAGGACGAGGTGTTCCCCGACCGGGACCATTTTGGTCGCATCTTCTACAACCAGGCCCGCATGTCGGCCCAGAACATCCCCCAGCTGGCGGTGGTGATGGGGCTCTGCACCGCTGGGGGCGCCTACGTCCCCGCCATGGCGGATGAATCCATCATGGTCAGGGAGCAGGCCACCATCTTTCTGGCGGGCCCGCCGCTGGTCAAGGCTGCCACCGGTGAGGAGATCAGCGCCGAGGCCCTGGGCGGCGCCGAGGTGCACTGCGCCCACTCCGGGGTTGCTGATCACATGGCCCGTGACGATGCCCATGCGCTGGCTATCGCCCGCACGCTGGTTACTCATCTGGGTAACGAGCCGGTAGAGACCAGCCCCGGCTACGAGCCCCCCTGCTACCCCATAGAGGAGCTCTACGGTCTGGTGGGCACCAGTCTCAAACGCCCTTACGACGCCCGCGAACTGATCGCCCGACTGGTGGATAGCTCTGATTTTGACGAATTCAAGGCGCTGTTCGGCACCACGCTGGTGACCGGCTTTGCCCGTATTTGCGGCATGGAGGTGGGGATCCTCGCCAACAACGGCGTGCTGCACAGCGACAGCGCCCAGAAGGGGGCCCACTTTATCCAGCTCTGTAACCGCCGCGCCATTCCGCTGCTCTTTTTGCAGAACATCACCGGTTTTATGGTGGGGAGTAGCGCAGAAAAAGAGGGGATCGCCAAGCACGGCGCCAAGCTGGTCACCGCCGTGGCCTGCAGCCGGGTGCCCAAGATCACCCTGATCGTCGGCGGCAGCTTTGGCGCCGGCAACTACGGCATGTGCGGCCGCGCCTATGAACCCGACTTTCTCTTTAGCTGGCCCAACAGCCGTATCTCTGTCATGGGCGGCGAGCAAGCGGCCGGTGTGCTGGTGCAGGTGCGTCGGGACAAGCTGGCCGCCGAGGGCAAGGACTTGAGCGAGCAGGAGGCGGCCGCCATCCGCGCCCCGGTGATCGAACAGTATGAGCGCCAGGGTCACCCCTACTTCGCCAGCGCCCGCCTCTGGGATGATGGCGTCATCGACCCGGCCCAGAGCCGCACCGTGCTGGCGTTGGCACTGGCCGCCTGTCAGGGTGCCCGCCAGGGTTCCGAGCAGTACGGCATCTTCAGGATGTAA
- a CDS encoding methylcrotonoyl-CoA carboxylase: MTHHTQIKRLLIANRGEIAVRIIKTAKRLGIHTIALYSDADAHAMHTRLADEAWHLGPAPARESYLDTGKVLKIAKEAHADAIHPGYGFLSENSDFATACEQRGLRFVGPSGAAILAMGDKSGAKALMQAAGVPVLPGYHGTDQRPDFLREQASLVGFPLLIKAASGGGGKGMRRVDQLADFDESLAAVKREAKAAFGDDLVLLERYLPQARHVEVQVFADSLGNAIYLGDRDCSLQRRHQKVIEEAPAPDIPPALRRAMGDAAVAAAKAIHYQGAGTIEFLLCKDEFFFMEMNTRLQVEHPVTEAVTGQDLVAWQLAVAEGKPLPLTQEEVVLRGHAVEARLYAEDVAAGFLPASGPIHWLHWPDGVRIDTGVTAGDEVSPYYDPMIAKLVAHGQSRAEAFSQLADALAALDLGPLVHNGPLLLRLCEEPDVLTMSHHTQWPIPTDALPIPTLVWPLAALWLASRPAGTTPWQQACGFRLGPDRCWTAPVRIGDERRVLTLHDHGGQFEWQGENCYYQKGDDHIRLQRGGCWQQIPIQTVTGSEATFIMTLAGQRIRFAADDEQHSHHYDQLNEKAQGAIAPMHSIVVAVLVEQGQTVSKGQPLLVLEAMKMEHILKADRDGMIELLQCRLGEQVSQGALLVRFAEQHTVQEERS; this comes from the coding sequence ATGACCCATCACACTCAGATTAAGCGCCTGCTGATTGCCAATCGCGGAGAAATTGCCGTGCGCATCATCAAGACGGCGAAACGCCTCGGCATTCACACCATCGCCCTCTACTCCGATGCCGACGCCCATGCCATGCACACCCGTCTGGCCGATGAGGCCTGGCATCTGGGGCCCGCACCAGCCAGAGAGAGCTATCTCGACACTGGCAAGGTGCTGAAGATTGCCAAAGAGGCGCACGCCGATGCCATCCATCCCGGTTACGGCTTTCTGTCGGAAAACAGCGATTTCGCCACCGCCTGCGAACAGCGCGGCCTGCGCTTTGTCGGCCCAAGCGGCGCAGCTATTCTCGCCATGGGCGACAAATCGGGCGCCAAGGCGCTGATGCAGGCCGCCGGTGTACCTGTACTGCCCGGCTATCACGGCACGGATCAGCGGCCGGACTTCTTGCGCGAGCAGGCGAGCCTGGTTGGCTTCCCGCTGCTGATCAAGGCCGCCAGTGGCGGCGGTGGCAAGGGGATGCGGCGGGTCGATCAGCTGGCCGACTTTGACGAGTCGCTGGCGGCAGTCAAACGGGAAGCCAAGGCCGCCTTTGGTGACGATCTGGTACTACTGGAGCGCTATCTGCCCCAAGCTCGCCATGTGGAGGTGCAAGTCTTTGCCGACAGCCTCGGCAACGCCATCTATCTGGGGGACCGGGACTGCTCCTTGCAGCGACGCCACCAGAAAGTCATTGAAGAGGCACCCGCCCCCGATATCCCTCCGGCTCTGCGGCGCGCCATGGGGGATGCGGCCGTGGCCGCTGCCAAAGCCATCCACTATCAGGGGGCGGGCACCATCGAGTTTCTGCTCTGCAAGGATGAGTTCTTCTTTATGGAGATGAATACCCGGCTGCAGGTGGAGCATCCGGTCACCGAAGCGGTGACCGGGCAGGATCTGGTGGCCTGGCAGCTGGCAGTGGCCGAAGGCAAGCCGCTGCCACTCACTCAGGAGGAAGTGGTGCTGCGCGGCCATGCGGTGGAGGCGCGCCTCTACGCCGAGGATGTGGCGGCCGGGTTTCTGCCTGCCAGCGGCCCCATTCATTGGCTGCATTGGCCGGATGGCGTGCGCATCGACACCGGCGTCACCGCCGGCGATGAGGTCAGCCCCTATTACGATCCCATGATCGCCAAGCTCGTCGCCCACGGCCAGAGCCGCGCCGAGGCGTTCTCCCAACTGGCCGATGCGCTGGCGGCGCTGGATCTCGGCCCGCTGGTGCACAACGGCCCGCTGTTGCTGCGCCTGTGTGAAGAGCCTGACGTCTTGACCATGAGCCACCATACCCAGTGGCCCATTCCCACCGATGCCCTGCCCATCCCGACACTCGTCTGGCCGCTTGCCGCCCTCTGGCTGGCAAGCCGCCCTGCGGGCACCACCCCCTGGCAGCAAGCCTGCGGATTTCGGCTGGGACCGGATCGCTGCTGGACAGCGCCGGTGCGCATCGGTGATGAGCGCCGGGTATTGACCCTTCACGATCATGGCGGCCAGTTTGAGTGGCAAGGGGAGAACTGTTACTACCAAAAAGGCGATGACCATATCCGGCTGCAACGGGGTGGCTGCTGGCAACAGATCCCCATCCAGACGGTCACAGGCTCGGAGGCAACCTTCATCATGACCCTGGCGGGCCAGCGTATCCGTTTCGCGGCCGATGATGAGCAGCATAGTCACCACTATGACCAGTTAAATGAGAAGGCACAGGGCGCCATCGCCCCCATGCACAGCATCGTGGTAGCCGTGCTGGTCGAGCAGGGACAGACGGTCAGCAAGGGGCAGCCCCTGCTGGTGCTGGAGGCGATGAAGATGGAGCACATCCTCAAAGCCGACCGGGATGGGATGATCGAACTGCTGCAGTGCCGCCTGGGAGAACAGGTGAGTCAGGGCGCCCTGCTGGTGCGCTTTGCCGAGCAGCATACTGTGCAGGAGGAGCGCTCATGA
- a CDS encoding MerR family DNA-binding transcriptional regulator, whose translation MSRTPLPGKEITYSISELAHEFDVTPRTIRYYEDEGLLTPQREGQTRIYSHRDKIRLKLTLRGKRLGFSLAEIRELFEMYDTDRSSKTQLHSMIQLIEAKRGVLHQQLEDIQMVMAELAAAEQRCVNSLNSLKTDAD comes from the coding sequence ATGTCCCGTACCCCCCTGCCCGGCAAGGAGATCACCTACAGCATTTCGGAGCTGGCCCACGAGTTCGATGTCACGCCGCGCACCATCCGTTACTATGAGGATGAGGGGCTGCTCACCCCGCAGCGGGAGGGACAAACTCGCATCTACAGCCACCGGGACAAGATCCGGCTCAAGTTGACCCTGCGCGGCAAACGACTGGGGTTTAGCCTGGCCGAGATCCGCGAGCTGTTCGAGATGTATGACACCGACCGGTCGAGTAAAACCCAGCTCCACTCGATGATCCAGCTGATCGAGGCAAAACGCGGTGTGCTGCACCAGCAACTGGAAGATATCCAGATGGTGATGGCCGAGCTGGCGGCGGCCGAACAGCGCTGCGTAAATTCCCTTAACAGCTTGAAAACCGACGCAGATTAA
- a CDS encoding transporter substrate-binding domain-containing protein produces the protein MKYWCWFLILFSLSGWSHPLIKVGGYPYAPFVVKLSDSHYEGLTLDLIAKLNQIQQEVKFVFVPTSAANRYKALDLGRFSLMLFEDSKWGWQTDKLKMTAPFLGGGEVYVALRKAGRDQRFFDDPASHHLIGVIGYHYGVGQFNADPVYLQRKLNITLVKDNVSALQALLKGRGEVAIINVSYLNQYLLTHPDTADQLLISQKWDQQYQHRAIIHPAAPITPAQLEQWLAALQQNGELDRLWTKYGVLQHATP, from the coding sequence ATGAAATATTGGTGCTGGTTTTTGATCTTGTTCAGCCTCTCTGGTTGGAGCCACCCCCTTATCAAGGTCGGCGGTTATCCTTATGCTCCGTTCGTGGTCAAACTCTCCGATTCCCACTATGAAGGATTGACGCTGGATCTCATCGCCAAGCTCAACCAGATCCAGCAAGAGGTAAAATTCGTCTTTGTCCCCACCTCGGCCGCCAACCGCTACAAGGCACTCGATCTGGGCCGTTTCTCGCTGATGCTGTTTGAAGACAGCAAATGGGGCTGGCAAACCGACAAGTTGAAGATGACAGCCCCCTTTCTCGGCGGTGGCGAGGTCTATGTAGCCCTGCGGAAAGCGGGCCGGGATCAGCGCTTTTTTGACGATCCGGCCAGCCATCATCTCATCGGGGTGATCGGCTATCACTACGGCGTTGGCCAGTTCAATGCCGATCCCGTCTACCTGCAGCGCAAACTCAATATCACCCTGGTCAAAGACAATGTCAGTGCCCTGCAAGCCCTGCTCAAAGGGCGTGGCGAGGTGGCCATTATCAACGTCTCATACCTTAATCAGTATCTGCTGACCCATCCCGACACAGCCGACCAACTGCTGATCTCGCAAAAATGGGATCAACAGTATCAGCACCGCGCCATTATCCACCCTGCGGCCCCCATTACCCCAGCCCAGTTGGAACAGTGGCTGGCGGCGCTGCAACAAAACGGGGAACTGGATCGCCTTTGGACAAAGTACGGCGTACTACAGCACGCAACCCCATGA
- a CDS encoding DUF748 domain-containing protein — MNTTEPASPKFRLLRYLAYAFLLLLILITLLLWQTPRLIQRYLPGWLAEHYGLQLTLGEIDVGLRNPSLTLGATALLDAKQQPIIRFEQLFISPDLQASWQQKGVVLSAVTLTKPVVLLQRLADKKGDIRLNLTDALATVLAPAPSPEPETASAPLLVDIASIAVTDGHVRYQDQRKEREPGWLPPLNLEKVTLKLDNLRTEANHPSAYQLSAAINGHSSLAAHGKLDVMSGMGQGKVSLKQVELKPFAPLWAPYLKLDLAKGHANAEAEYQLKEGKQGVQWQLSKGKLTLDNWQLKKHKGDEFARFGQLALSELAVDGQKQSLQIGKVTLQQPLLKATLNAQQQLDLADLLIEQAPAKQGANAANEVANNVPPKSAQQAKAAGNTKKHAADKPWQWQIKQIAIDKGDLTLTESSSGKPLARQLSGLTLALGPLGSKGEQPSKLTLATHFNQSSPLAFDGQLTLSPFTLSGDINQQGLPLTLAQPYLADLVRIKVQNGLLSSKTRLDLATTPQGELSKLTLQGGLDVNGLKVVDRADNQRLLEFNTLALTGLTYDGIGQQMRIKDIALNKPFARIEINEDGTTNLQQLLLPQPTTAKSTQAATGRKGPDFRFTIDQLRTEQGNLRFADRSLSQDFVADIASLGGQSRHISNIPGQRSDLAFNGKVDRYAPVTIRGGTNLLVANPILDIAVAFNNLELTTFTPYSGTYAGYAIDKGQLSMKLHYKLEGNRLEGDNDITIKKLQLGEKIKSDQAKDLPLGLAIALLSDANGVIQMNLKVKGDLDQPDFSIGNIFWDVLGNTLSKAITSPFSLLTSLADGTDDLDELPFLPGDPDLTPTQQDKLIKLAQALKDRPKLSMNIRGKVNFNDERPILQRQKLERVLAKLTGNQADLDLLEQDPALQQALAQAYEERFGEDLEDLADRLHLDEDSAALRAQAVILLRDQQLITAKSLRNLAMRRAQNTKEFLVDSQGIAPERLFVLDSQVKEEDKEAKVILTLDQ, encoded by the coding sequence ATGAACACCACCGAGCCTGCGTCCCCCAAGTTCCGCTTGCTGCGCTACCTTGCCTACGCTTTCCTGCTGCTTCTTATCCTGATCACCCTGCTGCTGTGGCAGACCCCCCGTCTGATCCAGCGCTATCTGCCCGGCTGGCTGGCCGAACACTACGGCCTGCAGCTGACGCTGGGGGAGATTGACGTAGGACTGCGCAACCCTTCTCTTACTCTCGGCGCGACCGCTCTGCTCGATGCCAAGCAGCAGCCCATCATCCGTTTTGAGCAGCTCTTTATCAGCCCCGACCTGCAAGCCAGCTGGCAACAGAAAGGGGTCGTGCTTTCCGCCGTCACCCTGACCAAACCCGTGGTGCTGCTGCAACGTCTGGCAGACAAAAAAGGGGACATTCGACTCAATCTGACCGATGCGCTGGCCACCGTGCTTGCCCCTGCGCCCTCCCCCGAGCCCGAGACGGCGAGCGCCCCACTGCTGGTCGATATTGCCAGCATCGCTGTCACTGACGGGCATGTGCGCTATCAGGATCAACGCAAGGAGCGCGAACCCGGCTGGTTGCCGCCCCTCAATCTGGAAAAAGTGACCCTCAAGCTCGATAACCTGCGTACAGAGGCCAACCACCCGAGCGCCTATCAACTGAGCGCCGCCATCAACGGCCACAGTAGCCTCGCCGCCCACGGCAAACTCGATGTGATGAGCGGCATGGGTCAGGGCAAGGTGAGCCTCAAGCAGGTCGAGCTGAAACCCTTTGCCCCGCTCTGGGCCCCCTACCTCAAGCTGGATCTGGCCAAGGGCCACGCCAATGCAGAGGCGGAGTACCAGCTTAAAGAGGGCAAGCAAGGGGTGCAGTGGCAATTGTCCAAAGGCAAGCTGACGCTGGACAACTGGCAGCTTAAAAAACACAAGGGCGACGAGTTTGCCCGCTTCGGTCAGCTGGCCCTGAGCGAATTGGCGGTCGATGGCCAGAAACAGTCACTCCAGATCGGTAAGGTGACCCTGCAGCAACCCCTGCTCAAGGCCACCCTCAACGCGCAGCAGCAGCTGGATCTGGCTGACTTGCTGATTGAACAGGCCCCCGCCAAGCAAGGGGCCAACGCCGCAAACGAGGTGGCCAACAATGTGCCGCCCAAGTCGGCACAACAAGCAAAGGCAGCCGGTAACACCAAGAAACACGCGGCAGACAAACCCTGGCAGTGGCAGATCAAGCAGATCGCCATCGACAAGGGCGATCTCACCCTCACCGAATCGAGCAGCGGCAAACCGCTGGCACGCCAACTCTCCGGCCTCACGCTGGCGTTGGGGCCACTGGGCAGCAAGGGGGAGCAACCGAGCAAACTGACTCTGGCCACCCACTTCAACCAGAGCAGCCCCCTCGCCTTTGATGGCCAACTGACCCTGAGCCCCTTCACCCTTAGCGGCGACATCAACCAGCAGGGGCTGCCCCTGACGCTGGCACAGCCCTATCTGGCCGATCTGGTGCGTATCAAGGTGCAAAACGGGCTGTTGAGCAGCAAGACCAGACTTGATCTCGCCACTACACCCCAAGGGGAGTTAAGCAAGCTGACCCTGCAAGGGGGGCTCGATGTCAACGGGCTCAAGGTGGTCGATCGGGCAGACAATCAGCGGCTGCTGGAGTTCAACACCCTGGCTCTCACAGGGCTGACGTACGACGGCATCGGCCAGCAGATGCGGATCAAGGATATTGCCCTGAACAAGCCCTTCGCCCGCATCGAGATCAACGAGGATGGCACCACCAACCTGCAACAGCTGCTGTTACCGCAACCGACAACGGCCAAAAGTACTCAAGCGGCGACAGGTCGCAAGGGCCCAGACTTTCGTTTCACCATCGATCAGCTGCGTACCGAGCAGGGTAACTTGCGCTTTGCCGATCGCAGCCTGAGTCAGGATTTTGTGGCCGATATCGCCTCGCTGGGTGGCCAGAGCCGTCATATCAGCAATATTCCGGGGCAACGGTCCGATCTCGCCTTCAACGGCAAGGTGGATCGCTATGCACCAGTGACCATTCGCGGCGGCACCAATCTGCTGGTGGCCAACCCGATCCTCGACATCGCGGTGGCCTTCAACAATCTGGAGCTCACCACCTTCACCCCCTACTCGGGCACCTACGCCGGTTATGCCATCGACAAGGGCCAGCTCTCCATGAAACTGCACTACAAGCTGGAGGGCAACCGGCTGGAGGGGGATAACGACATCACCATCAAGAAGCTGCAACTGGGTGAGAAGATCAAGAGCGACCAGGCAAAGGATCTACCGCTGGGGCTGGCCATCGCCCTGCTGAGCGATGCCAACGGAGTGATACAGATGAACCTCAAGGTGAAGGGCGATCTCGATCAACCGGACTTCAGCATCGGCAATATCTTCTGGGATGTGCTGGGCAACACCCTGAGCAAGGCGATCACCTCCCCCTTCTCCCTGCTCACCTCGCTGGCCGATGGCACCGACGATCTCGATGAACTCCCCTTCCTGCCGGGGGATCCCGATCTCACCCCCACCCAGCAGGATAAACTGATCAAGCTGGCGCAGGCCCTCAAGGACAGGCCCAAGCTCAGCATGAACATCCGCGGCAAGGTCAACTTCAACGATGAGCGCCCCATCCTGCAACGGCAAAAGCTGGAGCGGGTACTGGCCAAACTGACCGGTAATCAGGCGGATCTCGACCTGCTGGAACAGGACCCCGCCCTGCAACAGGCACTGGCCCAGGCCTATGAAGAGCGCTTTGGCGAAGATCTGGAAGATCTCGCCGATCGTCTCCATCTGGATGAAGATAGCGCGGCACTGCGGGCCCAGGCAGTGATCCTGCTGCGGGATCAGCAGCTCATCACCGCCAAATCCCTGCGCAATCTCGCCATGCGCCGGGCGCAAAATACCAAAGAGTTTCTGGTCGACAGCCAGGGGATCGCCCCGGAGCGGCTGTTCGTGCTCGACAGCCAGGTCAAGGAAGAGGACAAGGAAGCCAAAGTGATCCTGACGCTGGATCAGTAA
- a CDS encoding acetate uptake transporter codes for MSEKLANPAPLGLMGFGMTTILLNIHNAGFFPISAMILAMGLCYGGLAQIIAGIMEFKRGNTFGVTAFISYGTFWWSLVFLLVMPTMGLAEATPHAYMGWYLLMWGMFTLFMLVGTVNYPRVKQFVFASLTVLFFLLAARDFTGSALIGTIAGFEGIICGASAIYLAMATVINEQFGRTIMPIGDHKKAAAVQLKAAA; via the coding sequence GTGAGCGAAAAATTGGCCAACCCTGCCCCTCTGGGTCTGATGGGTTTCGGTATGACCACCATCCTGCTGAACATCCATAACGCAGGTTTCTTCCCCATCAGCGCCATGATCCTGGCCATGGGCCTGTGCTACGGTGGTCTGGCCCAGATTATCGCCGGCATCATGGAGTTCAAGCGTGGCAACACCTTCGGTGTGACCGCCTTTATCTCCTACGGCACCTTCTGGTGGAGTCTGGTGTTCCTGCTGGTCATGCCGACCATGGGTCTGGCCGAAGCCACTCCGCACGCCTACATGGGTTGGTATCTGCTGATGTGGGGCATGTTCACCCTTTTCATGCTGGTTGGCACCGTCAACTACCCGCGCGTGAAGCAGTTCGTGTTCGCCTCCCTGACCGTGCTGTTCTTCCTGCTGGCCGCCCGTGACTTCACCGGCAGTGCCCTGATCGGCACCATCGCCGGTTTTGAAGGCATCATTTGTGGCGCCAGCGCCATCTACCTGGCCATGGCCACCGTGATCAACGAGCAGTTCGGCCGCACCATCATGCCGATCGGCGATCACAAGAAAGCCGCCGCCGTACAGCTGAAAGCCGCTGCCTGA
- a CDS encoding hydroxymethylglutaryl-CoA lyase has translation MSRAHESRDDKVSLVEMGPRDGLQNEANPLALIQRLELIQRLTDCGLQRIEVGAFVSPKKVPQMADSAALFQALPRKGSTRYGALVPNLQGLQAAIAAHADEIGLFTACSNGFTRANIGISVEESLVRFAPLVQEARRLGIRVRGYLSTVIACPFDGPTRPKRVAAMAEQLFDLGCHEISLGDTIGVGTPGTVAPMLDAVLHEIPAGRLAVHFHDTYGQGLANLLPALERGIRTIDCSVAGLGGCPYAPGASGNVASEEVVYLLHGLGMTTGVDLDKLAATGQWVSEQLDRPNGSRVGRALHANAERLRTRLYQPLAQQQES, from the coding sequence ATGAGCCGAGCACACGAGAGCCGGGACGACAAGGTCAGTCTGGTGGAGATGGGGCCGCGCGATGGCCTGCAAAATGAAGCCAACCCGCTGGCACTGATCCAGCGACTGGAGCTGATCCAGCGCCTTACCGACTGCGGCCTGCAGCGCATCGAGGTGGGCGCCTTCGTATCGCCCAAAAAGGTGCCACAGATGGCGGACTCTGCCGCACTTTTTCAGGCGCTGCCGCGCAAGGGTTCAACCCGTTACGGCGCGCTGGTGCCCAATCTGCAGGGTCTGCAGGCTGCCATTGCCGCCCACGCCGATGAGATTGGCCTCTTCACCGCCTGCTCCAACGGGTTTACCCGGGCCAATATCGGCATCAGCGTGGAGGAGTCGCTGGTGCGCTTCGCCCCGCTAGTGCAGGAGGCGCGCCGCCTCGGCATCAGGGTGCGAGGTTACCTCTCCACCGTCATCGCCTGCCCGTTCGACGGCCCGACCCGCCCGAAACGAGTCGCCGCCATGGCCGAGCAGTTGTTTGATCTCGGCTGCCACGAAATTTCGCTCGGCGACACCATCGGCGTCGGCACCCCGGGCACGGTGGCACCCATGCTGGATGCGGTGCTGCACGAGATCCCGGCGGGGCGGCTGGCGGTCCATTTTCACGACACCTACGGCCAGGGGCTAGCCAACCTGCTGCCCGCGCTGGAGCGCGGTATTCGCACTATCGACTGCTCGGTGGCGGGCCTTGGCGGCTGCCCCTATGCACCGGGCGCCTCCGGCAATGTGGCGTCAGAAGAGGTGGTCTACCTGCTGCACGGCCTTGGCATGACGACCGGGGTAGATCTCGACAAACTGGCGGCCACCGGCCAGTGGGTCAGCGAACAGCTCGACCGCCCCAACGGCTCGCGGGTCGGCCGGGCCCTGCACGCCAATGCCGAACGGCTGCGGACACGCCTCTACCAGCCGCTCGCCCAGCAACAGGAGTCATGA
- a CDS encoding enoyl-CoA hydratase-related protein yields MSDPLTSPTLSSSAQTPFRLERHGPLAELVLSRPARHNAFDADLMLGLLDCLDDLAHLHGHDLAERPHALLLRAEGKHFCAGADLNWMRNLAHADFEHNREDARVLARLMQTLDDLPFPTVALVQGAAYGGALGLICACDLVLASDDARFCLSEVSLGLVPAVISPYVVRAMGMRQARRYMLSAEPFDAITACRLNVAHQLCKPDQLLAEGRAQALRLCRNGPEAMKETKRLLAAIEAHPSRLHEEKTVETIARVRVGLEAQEGMQAFFDKRPPAWRPRFKDET; encoded by the coding sequence ATGTCCGATCCACTCACTTCCCCAACACTCAGCTCTTCAGCCCAGACCCCGTTTCGACTGGAGCGGCACGGCCCGCTGGCCGAGCTGGTGCTGTCGCGCCCGGCCCGCCACAACGCCTTTGATGCCGACCTGATGCTGGGGCTGCTCGACTGTCTCGATGATCTGGCCCATCTCCATGGTCATGATCTCGCCGAACGTCCCCATGCCCTGTTGCTGCGGGCCGAGGGCAAACACTTTTGCGCGGGCGCCGATCTCAACTGGATGCGCAATCTTGCCCACGCCGATTTCGAGCACAATCGTGAAGACGCCCGGGTCTTGGCGCGGCTGATGCAGACCCTCGACGATCTCCCCTTCCCCACGGTGGCGCTGGTGCAAGGCGCTGCCTACGGCGGGGCGCTGGGGCTCATCTGCGCTTGCGATCTGGTGCTGGCCAGCGACGATGCCCGCTTCTGCCTCTCCGAGGTGAGCCTGGGTCTGGTGCCTGCGGTGATCAGCCCCTACGTGGTACGCGCCATGGGAATGCGTCAGGCGCGCCGCTACATGCTCAGTGCCGAGCCGTTCGATGCCATCACCGCCTGTCGGCTCAATGTGGCACACCAACTCTGCAAACCGGATCAGCTGCTGGCGGAGGGACGGGCGCAGGCCCTTCGTCTGTGCCGCAACGGGCCGGAAGCGATGAAAGAGACCAAACGGCTGCTGGCTGCGATAGAAGCCCATCCTTCCCGCCTGCACGAAGAGAAAACTGTCGAGACCATTGCCCGGGTTCGGGTGGGGCTCGAAGCCCAGGAGGGGATGCAAGCCTTCTTCGACAAACGACCTCCCGCCTGGCGTCCCCGTTTCAAGGATGAGACATGA